The DNA sequence CCGTCGACGTGGAAGGCCAGAAGTACACCGTTACCGTCAGCGACGGTGGCGATGTGACCGGTCTGGCCCCGGTGGGCGGCAGCGCCTCCAGCGGTGGCGCAGAAGCCGCACCCGCTGGAGACGGCGAGCCGGTTCCCGCCCCGCTGGGCGGCAACATCGTGAAAATCGTGGTCAAGCCCGGTGATCAGGTGGAAGAGGGCGATACCCTGCTGATTCTGGAAGCCATGAAAATGGAATCCGAAGTGGCCGCGCCCCGTGCCGGCACCGTGACCAGCGTGCATGTGCAGGCCGGGGACGCGGTGACATCCGGCGATCCGCTTCTGGATCTGGCGTAATCGCGAACCGCCTGGACCACTACTTCCAGCAACACTGTTGAGAACGTTTTATGCAGAACTTTATTCGATTGTGGCAGGAATCGGGCATTTACCAGATGGAGTGGGGCACCTTCACCATGATTCTGGTGGGGCTCTTGCTGCTGTTCCTGGCCATCCGCAAAGGATTTGAGCCGCTGCTGCTGGTGCCGATCGGCTTTGGCTGCATCATGGCCAACATCCCCGGTGCGGGGCTCGCCATGTCCGCGACCCAGCAGGCCATTGATGTGGGCGGCGTAAAAGTGCTCGCGGATCTGGCCGAAGTCTTCGGCGTCGCCGCCAGCACCACGGCGGACGAACTGCTGGCGCTGTACAAAACCGCCTCGGCTTCCGAGCTGGCGGCCGCGCACAAAGTGGCCCTGGACTACGGCTACACCAACGGCATGATCTACCGCTTCTATGAAGTGGCGATCGGCTCCGGTGTTGCGCCGCTGGTCATCTTTATGGGCGTGGGCGCCATGACCGATTTCGGTCCGCTGCTCGCCAACCCGAAAACCCTGTTCCTCGGCGCCGCCGCCCAGTTCGGTATTTTTGCGACCGTGATGGGCGCGGTGGGTCTGTCGGTCACCGGCCTGATGGACTTCTCCATCGCCGATGCCGCCGCCATCGGGATCATCGGTGGTGCGGACGGCCCGACCGCCATTTACGTGTCCAGCATCCTGGCGCCAGACCTCCTGGGTGCCATTGCCGTTGCGGCCTACTCCTACATGGCGCTGGTGCCCCTGATCCAGCCGCCGATCATGCGCGCGCTGACCACCGAGTCCGAGCGGAAGATCAAAATGGAGCAGCTGCGTCCGGTCAGCCGTCTGGAGAAGATTGCCTTCCCGGTGATTCTGCTGATTCTTGTGGCGCTGTTCCTGCCCTCTGCCGCACCGCTGCTGGGCATGTTCTGCTTCGGTAACCTGATGCGCGAATGTGGTGTGGTGGAGCGTCTGAGCGATACCGCCCAGAATGCCCTGATCAACATCACCACCATTTTCCTGGGCCTGGCCGTGGGCTCCAAGCTGGCCGCCTCCGCCTTCCTGGATACCAAAACGCTGGGCATCCTGCTGCTGGGTATCGTCGCCTTCGCCATCGGTACTGCGATGGGCGTACTGGTGGCCAAGTTCATGAACCTGTTTGTGCGTCACAAGATCAACCCGCTGATCGGTTCCGCTGGCGTGTCCGCCGTGCCCATGGCCGCGCGGGTATCCAACAAGGTAGGGCTGGAAGCCAACCCCCAGAACTACCTGCTGATGCACGCCATGGGGCCGAACGTTGCCGGGGTGATCGGTTCCGCCGTCGCCGCAGGCGTTATGATCTCCATCGTGTCATCCATGTAAAACCCTTTTGCCGGGCGCTCGATGCGCCCGGCAAAATCCCCCCTCCCGCTTTGCCTTTTCCGGTTTGCTGCATCAAAAGCATTGACCCCCCAATAAAAACCACCTACTATTTTTGGTAAGCGCTGATTCATCAGTGCGTTTGTCACCCACCTGCCAAGAGGAGGAGCCTGCCAACAGAACATGTCGGGGCGCCTCTGTCACCCCGAAAATCGCGTTACCTTTTGAGTCTTACAGGGCCGGGCCCTTGGCCATCCGTAGCGTTGCCAGCCCGAGTTGTCCCTGATCACCTGGAACCTGATGGGGAATTATCCATGGCGAAACGATCTCACGCGAAGCGCAAAAGACATCAGAACCACGCCGCTGAAGAGCGGTTCCACCAAGACGACCGCGGCCGACACCGGGCACCCCCCAACGGCAACATCGTCGAAATCAATGCCTCCCGACAACTGCAGACCGCTTACGCTCCACCCCGCGCCAACAAACCCCTCACCGCCTACACCACCGCCCAGCAAGACTACATCGACGCAATCCAGCGCTACCATTTAACATTTGGTATTGGCCCCGCGGGTACGGGCAAGAGCTACTGCGCCGGTGCCATCGCTGCCGAAGCGCTGGAGTCCGGACGAATTGAGCGGATCATCCTCACACGGCCCGCCGTGGAAGCAGGGGAACAACTGGGCTTCCTGCCCGGCGCCCTGGATGAAAAGTTCTCGGTCTACATCGACGCGTTTCGTGAAATTCTCGCCGAACGACTCGGCGCCGGCACCGTAGACTACTGCCTGCGCCACGGTCGAATCGTCGCCGCGCCCCTGGCATTTATGCGCGGTAAAACCTTCAACAACCGAACCTTCGTCATTCTTGATGAAGCCCAAAACACTTCACCCGCACAGATGAAAATGTTCCTGACCCGCATTGGCGAAGGCTGCAAAGTGGTCATCAACGGGGATATCGAACAAAGCGATATTCGCGGACACAACGGCCTGGCAGATGCCGTGAACCGGCTCGGCGATCTACCCAATGTGTATATCCATCAATTCGAACGCGCCGATATTGTGCGCAGCGGGCTGGTTCGGGATATTATGGATCGCTACGAGCTCACCTGATCCCCATCATCTTCCGGCGCCCTCGGGCGTCGGATTTTCTGGTAGCCCGCCTCCTTAGACTCACGCAATATCCCCAGATTGTCTGCCGATCAAAAATTGATCGATTTATACAGTATATTGGCAAACCTTCTAAAAAGTGGCGTTCGCCACGTCCTTACAGTGCACGCTTTCTCACCGGCGAAAATAAAAAAATAAATTAAATCAATGAGTTGCTGACATTAAGTCGGTAGATAACAGACGACACCGAAGACAAAACCGAGCCGGCACGCTTTCCGTCTGGCCGATCTGTGCTAAAGTTTCAGACAATCTACTAATATCAATGAGTTAGCGGCTTTGACGGGAAAAGTGCTGGGTGGGAAAGCGTGCTGGCTCATTATACAAATGTTAACTGTCTATGAGAATTACCAGCGATTTCGATAAGTTAAGTTTTCACGATGCTGGCATAGCCAAGATCGTCAGAGAGGATGGCTGTATTCTGATAAGTATCGAGGGGGCTTTCATTAGTAGCGACCATCCGCAAGCAGGCGAGAAAGACTGGGTAGTGGAGTCCGGAACACTGAAGCTTCTTGGCGTAATTAGCGAAGAGGCAAAGTACTGGGATGATACAAAGGCGGCTCGAGAACATCCGCAGCCAGAAATGCCGCTAGATGAAATCATGCACGCATCGCTTGAAAACGATGTTTTCCACTTCGACGGTTTTAGAGGTTCCGTACCCTGGTTTGAGTGGTTTGTTACTGCTCAGGGGTTCGCACTAGAGGTCATCGCAGCCAATGAGAAGAACAGTTAACAAGCACAGGCTGTCGGACGTCAAAACCTTCGCTCCTCCGTCGCTACGGTTTTGCCGCCGCAGCTGTGTGCGTTATGAGTAGAGAGCGCATAGAGAGGAGGTTGGCGTTGTGAAATGCCCAAAGTGCGGAGAGGAATTTGGATATCTTCACCTTGAAGAGAGAGTGAAGGAGGGAAACCACTACTTGTTTTATTGTCCTCACTGTTCGTGCCACTTGAGTAATGCATCAATTTCGCAAAGTAGTCGGAAGCAGATGGTGCTTTTCGTCAGCGCTGGTGTAGTGCTTTTGGCAATAGTGGCAGGAATAGACCTGTTGAACATAGGTGGAGAACTTGGACTCATAGTTACATGGGGCGGAGTATCAATTTCGGTTTTATTGCTGTTAATTGGCTGCTTGGAAGTAAAGCGGTTCTCATCGCTCTGCTATGACAGGGCTAGCAGTTGATCCAGCTCATAACAAACCAAGGCAGCGGGACATATTTTGCTTCGCTGCGCTCAAAACGCAAAATATATCCCTGCTTGGGGACGTTACATGCCTTATGGAATCTGAGATTATTGCGTTTGTATCCGAATTTACTGGCGTAAAAGCGGAGAAAATATCACCCGACACGTTGATCAATTTTGATCTCGGTGTCGACGGAGATGATGGGGCTGAGCTACTTGAGGAGTTCTCAGCTCGGTTTGGTGTGGACCTTAGTCCAATATCTGAAACCTATTTTGGTCCAGAGGGAATTTCGGTAGGATTTCTATTTCTTTGGCCGTACTATTTATACCGGCGAATCAAAGGCTACAAGCCTAAAGGTATCGCTCCGCTGTCGGTAGGGCATCTCGTAAGATCAGCGGAATCTGAAAAATGGGCCAGCATGTAACAAACGGCATCAGTCGGACTGCCTGCATTATGCAGTTTTGTGTTACTCGCTGGCGCTCAAACATTAACACAAAACTGCTCCGTTACGGCTTCCGCTGTGCCGGGCGTTAGTGGGGCAGGATTATGAGTGAACTCAGTAATAGAACCAAGAAGATAGTCCACTATTTATACAAGTCTCGCGAGGCTCTTGAGGTATGCGACATGCTGGAGACTGAATGCGGTACAGAAGCATTGTCTTGTAGTAGTTGGTCCCCAGAGCAGATGGAGAGAATACATTTTGCTGTGTTAAAGCTAGCAAATGGGAGCTCTATGGATCTAGACTCTGCAATACAGTTGGCACAGCTAGATTGGCGGGACCTCATCATGTCGGCTGGTTTTGGCAAGGACACCAGGGTACATGAAATATGGGCTAAAGAAAATGTCCACTAACCAGCCATTAAGTTCGCGCACTTCGTGCGCCGGACCTCGTTTCACTCGGCCGATTATGGCGGGGAAGATCAGTTCTGGTAGAACTATGAGTTCAATTTATCTAATTCTAATTGTTCTTCTCTCAGTTAATATCAGTGCCTCTCCATTTGGATTGGATAGATCGGATCTTATTGGAGAGTGGGTTCCCACTGGAAAAATGAGAGATAAATCTACTCAGCAAAAATATCGACTCATAGTGAATTCGGATTTTAGTTCCGTATATGAACACCTTAGTGACAATAGTCTGAGAGCTGCGGTATTAAACTGTGAGTTGAAACCAAATACAGATCAGAAATTGGTCTTCATCTTCTACTGCAGCCATGAAGGTACGCATCTATATACATTGACTTTATCTGGATGGAGAACATCTAGCGGCTATGTAGAGTTGTTCGGTTTTGAATATTGGCATACTTTTGGTGAGTCTGATCATATCATGAATGGGTTGCCTTTGAGTTTTAAGAGGGCAGGAACATAACAATCCAAGGCAGTGGAGATATTTTGCTTCGCTGCTCTCAAAACGCAAAATATGCCCTTGCTTGGGGCGTTCTCATGACGGAAAAGATAGCCATTTTTTACCTCATCGTGTTCATTGTATTGATGAGCTTAAGGCGCATGAAGCCGAATATAGTCACTTTTTTAGCATTCAGTTGGTTCGGACCATTTCCAGAGGAGGGAGAGCTGTTGTCAAGCTTTAAGGTAAGAAGAATAAGGTATGCTTTTAGTTGGGTAACTCAGTTTGTTGCGTATTTCGCCTTTTTGGCTCTTATTGGAATCTATTTCAACGGCTATTTCAGCGAAACGTTTTTTCTCGTGGCAAGTTTCGCAGGTACAATCGGGTTAGGAATGGCGGTTCTAGCCTGCGTTGGATTTTCTATATCTTGGCTAAAAACTGTTACCTTTGGCCCAGATCCCAAATGTGAGCACGGAGAAGAGCATGAGGTATAAAATTTACAACGCCAAGCACGGTGACAGGTTTTCCGTTGCGGCTTTGCTCTCACTGAAAAGCTGCGTTTGTTGGTGGATTTAGGTTTACAGAATGGGTACCGAAATTCTAATTCTAATTGTAATCCCCGGCCTCGCTGCATTAATCTGGCTTGTTCAAAAAATTCTGTTTGGTGTGCGGATCGATGCCGTAGTATGTTTGTCCGCTCTTATTGCGGGCTTAGGTTTGGGGGTTCGAGGTATGGTCAACTCCTACAGGCCGGATTTCCCCGAAAACTGGAATACGTCATTCCTGATGGGGTGGTTTCTTATGAGCGCTTCGTTTTGGCTTATTGTTTTGGCCTCTGCCGGGGCAATAGTTTTATATTTGGTTAGGAAACTCTATCCCCGAAATCGAGCCGAGAGAAAAGGTGCTCACGAAACCTAACCAGCCATTAAATACGCTCCCTTCGGTCGCTGGGCCTTTCACTCGGCCGTTTATGGCGGGCATTATGAGTATCTAGCATGAGTCAGCTAACTCGGGGAAATGAGCGCCGGCTCATGTACATTGAGAACAAAGAAGGTGACATAGACGGCCACAAAGCTCGTATTGGCTGGGTTACTTTCTCGAAAACGGGGCGTACCATTTACTATCGAGGGCGTTCGCTTGCTCGTGCCAAAGGAGGCGGTGTCTTGGGTAACTACTTTTGCGAAGATTCCGGAGACGAATATTGGGTTTCAGGGGTTAAGAAAAGAGGCTCGAACGCACACTGGGCTGAGTCTGTATCAGTTTTTGTAGATGAGAATGCTGCAGAAGAATATGAGAAGCAAAAGAACTCGTAATCAAGCGCATCACTACGCAGCCTTCGGCTGCCGGATGCTCTGAACTTGCACCACTAAAAGACGCGCATGCTGGCAGCGTCATGTGTATGCCGCGTTGCGCAATCCCAGGTGCTCTACGAAGGGTAGGAAATCCTTATCTGAGAACAGTAGAGGAAGGTTATGCTCAATACAGTGCGAAGCAATGATAACGTCGGCGGTCTTCCGTATAGTTATACCTTTCTTGCGCAACTTTCGGAAGTTATCCGCGCTCTTTATAGCTATTTTTTTACCAAGAAGCTCAAATACGGTGAGTTCTTCCAGCAGGCTCTTGGCAACTTTATAGTCCTTCTCCTGCCGAAACCCTTGAAGTACCTCCGTGAGGATCAGATCACCAATAGCAACTGCGCGATTGCCCAAGGTGCGGTCGAGAAAATCGGCTTCTTCGGAGTCGTTGCCAATGAAGTAGTCGATCCAGACGCTGGAATCCACAAGGATCACGACGAGCGCCTCATATCGTCTAGGTCCCCCGACCATTCTAGCTTGCCTCTGAAGCGCTTGATTCCCTCTTGTTTTTTAAGTCTAATCAAGGTTTTAAGCCCTTGCTCCACAGCTTCTTTCTTGGTTTTTAGGCCCGTGGCTTTAAGTGCATCGCTCATCAGTTTGTCGTCAATTTCAATATTCGTCCGCATGGCATAGACCTCGGAGATGTGTATAATTGAAAGTATATATACACATAGAAATCACGTCAACCGGGGCAGGTTTTCCGCTGACGCTCCAAGCCAGCCCGTTACGCTTGGCGCTATAAAAGTTGGAATATACGATGAAGGTAATAACGCCCCTGCTTGGTGCATTAAACCCTTATGAAAACATTACTGCTAAACAACGACGAAGGAGAACTTACCGGATTCGAACTTTCGAATTCGTTCCTATCCTCAAGCAGTATCGCACGGTGCGTTCGTCGAATCAGGGGGTGTGATGTTGTTAGTTCGCGCCGATGGTTTTCAGCTGATGAAGTTCACGTTCGGTTTTTATTCGCTAACAAGCGTTTTATCGTCTGGGAGCCCTTTGGAGATAATAGCCGGCTTTGGATTGGCCCGGAAGACGGAGAGGTGGTTCCTCCAGAAGTCATCGAGGATTTGCGCCTTAAATTCGAGGGCACAAGCATTCTGAGGATTCTACGTTGAGCCAAGTCGCCTTTAATCAGGTCGTCACGGGGACAGCTGTTCCGTTGAGACTTTGCCTTCAGTCCAAAGCTAATCTTGTTGGCGGATTTGACTTTTTGACTGTTATTTTAAAAATATGAATTCTAAGATTGCCTTCTATGCTCTTTTGCTAAGTGTCGTCTGCTCAGGGCTTGGCGCCTGGTGGGGAATATCGCAAGGTGTGAAGCACGGTGTTGCACTTGATGCGGTTGCGTTTTCAGCGATAAGTACCGCTCAAATAAAGAAGCTGGAGTCTGGTGACCCTGAAGATATTGAGGAGGTGGTGTCTTTGCTGGAATTATATATAGATCACGGCCTTGACCAATTCGCATGGTATGGTGAGCACGGTAACCCATACGTTAGCGAACTGATTTTTTCAGATTATGAAGCCTCTATGATTAGAGGCGTCCGGCATGCAGCAAAATATAGAGCTGGAAATCCAGAGAAGGATGTTTCGGAAATGCTGTCGGACCGTCTTAGGAGTGAATATGATGAGGCGTACATTAAGAGGAAGTCGGTTGTAGAGGTCATGGGAAAATGAAGTCAATGAGGCAAAGCACTAGACTACCGAAAGCCGTGGCAGAACGCTTGGAGTCTGCACTTTACGGGTACGAGTATTGGCTAGGCTCTTCCGGGCCAGGTGAAATACACGGAGGGCTTCCGGTAAGCCTTGAGCTTGAAAGTCCATGATCAGTAGCCGAAGTTGGCAGCCTTTGGCTGCTGGGAACCGAAACCTTTCGCCGCTCTGATGCGGATTAAAAAACTATGGAGTGTCGTATGTCAGAATCTGACATTGTTCGATTAAAAAGCAGAGTTCAGCCGATATTCGACACCGTCCTGGAGTGTCACTACACAGGTGAATTCAACGCTATTTCAAAAATTTTTCCGTCACTATCGAGCGAAGTTTTTGATGAGGCGGTAGGTGTCCTGAAACCGATGGGTAAGCCAGCTCGGGTGGAGTTTTTGGGCGCTATAAACAAAGTCAATGAAATCAAGCTTCTTTGGAAAGTTTCTTACCACAGCTCTGATGAAGAGTTGCTGTGGGAGTTGCTGATAGATGGCCGTAGTGATGAGCTTAAGTTTGTGGGCTTGGGGTTTGATAAGTAGGGTGGCGCTATATGCCCAACACTCGACTTTTCTTCATCTCCCTGCTCGCCATGGTGGCCTTCGCCGGCAATTCTCTGCTCTGCCGGGTTGCGCTGGCCGCTGGCGAGATTGATGCGGCCAGTTTCACGACCATTCGCCTTGTATCGGGTGCAGCCATCCTTGCTGCCCTGGTGAGCTATCGGCGTAAGCCGCGTACCGTTGGGGGAAGTTGGCTGTCGGGGTTTGCGCTGTTTGCCTATGCGGCGGGCTTTTCATTTGCCTACCTTGATCTGTCCGCCGCCACGGGCGCGTTGGTGTTGTTCGGTGCGGTTCAGGCGACCATGATTGGTGTCGGGGTGTGGTCTGGCGAGCGCCTTAATGGCCGTCAGATCCTCGGTGTCCTGGCGGCGGTGGCTGGTCTGGCGGCACTGTTGCTGCCGGGGGTGGAAGCGCCGCCGCTGTCTGGGGCGCTATTGATGCTCGGGGCTGGTGTTGCCTGGGGTGTGTATTCCCTGCGCGGGCGCGGCCTCGGTGATCCCACCCATGAAACGGCGGGAAACTTCATTCGTGCGGTGCCGATGGCCGTGGTATTGAGTGTGTTGTTTTACTCAAGCGCGGAGATCGCGCCCGTTGGGGTGCTTTACGCGGTGGCGTCGGGCGCGTTGGCCTCCGGCCTGGGGTATGCGATCTGGTATATGGCGCTGCCCCATCTAAGGGCCACGACGGCGGCCACGATCCAGTTGAGTGTGCCGGCCCTGGCGGCGGTCGGCGGCGTGATCGTTTTATCGGAGCCGGTGACGGTGAGGTTGGCCGTGTGTTCTGTCGCCATCCTGGGAGGGGTGGGGCTGTTTATTGCCAGCAAGCGTGGCACAGTTGGTAGCCAATGATCGACGAAAAAAAGGTAAAATGAGCGTTTGTCAGGATTAAGTTCAATAATAAAAATGTGATTTCAAGGTAAATAACATGGCAGTGATGCTGCAAAATGAGCCTGAACTGTTGCAGGCGCTTTATCATTCTCTTACTGACCGGGAAGGTTTTCACGCTTTTCTCGAAAAACTGACTCGCGCCATTGGCGGTTGTGCGGCGCAGTTGCTGGTGATTCAGCGTCAGCCGTTGCGTATGGAACACCTTTGGTACCACGGTCTGACCCGGGAGTTTCTGGACTGGTATCTTGAAAACAACATGATTGCCCAGGATGTGGTGACCAATCAGGCGGTCAAGCAGTCCCCGGGCGTGTTTCAGTCCGCTTTGCCCCTGTTGCCGGACTTCCGACCCGACCAGGATTATTCCAGGTGGGAAAATGATCAGGATATGCTCGATTCGGCCTGGCTGGTGGTCGACACTACCCCTACCCATAGTTTTGTGCTGACCATTCAGCGAACCGTGGCCCAAGGGCCTTATCAGCAGTCTGAGCTCGACTCACTCGATCGGTTGGTGCCGCATATCCGGCAGGCGGTTCAGTTGTATCGGCAACTGGAAGCACGCACTCAGGATGATGCCACTCTGGCCGCGGTGATTGACGTTCTTCCGGATGCCACCTTTTTGCTGGATAGCCTGGCGACAGTGTTGCACTCCAATAAAGCGGCCAAAGACCTGATAGACCGCGAGCGGTGCCTGGTGGTGCGCGACCAACGCTTTAACTTTGCCGAACAGGA is a window from the Marinimicrobium koreense genome containing:
- a CDS encoding sodium ion-translocating decarboxylase subunit beta — translated: MQNFIRLWQESGIYQMEWGTFTMILVGLLLLFLAIRKGFEPLLLVPIGFGCIMANIPGAGLAMSATQQAIDVGGVKVLADLAEVFGVAASTTADELLALYKTASASELAAAHKVALDYGYTNGMIYRFYEVAIGSGVAPLVIFMGVGAMTDFGPLLANPKTLFLGAAAQFGIFATVMGAVGLSVTGLMDFSIADAAAIGIIGGADGPTAIYVSSILAPDLLGAIAVAAYSYMALVPLIQPPIMRALTTESERKIKMEQLRPVSRLEKIAFPVILLILVALFLPSAAPLLGMFCFGNLMRECGVVERLSDTAQNALINITTIFLGLAVGSKLAASAFLDTKTLGILLLGIVAFAIGTAMGVLVAKFMNLFVRHKINPLIGSAGVSAVPMAARVSNKVGLEANPQNYLLMHAMGPNVAGVIGSAVAAGVMISIVSSM
- a CDS encoding PhoH family protein is translated as MAKRSHAKRKRHQNHAAEERFHQDDRGRHRAPPNGNIVEINASRQLQTAYAPPRANKPLTAYTTAQQDYIDAIQRYHLTFGIGPAGTGKSYCAGAIAAEALESGRIERIILTRPAVEAGEQLGFLPGALDEKFSVYIDAFREILAERLGAGTVDYCLRHGRIVAAPLAFMRGKTFNNRTFVILDEAQNTSPAQMKMFLTRIGEGCKVVINGDIEQSDIRGHNGLADAVNRLGDLPNVYIHQFERADIVRSGLVRDIMDRYELT
- a CDS encoding DUF1493 family protein; this translates as MESEIIAFVSEFTGVKAEKISPDTLINFDLGVDGDDGAELLEEFSARFGVDLSPISETYFGPEGISVGFLFLWPYYLYRRIKGYKPKGIAPLSVGHLVRSAESEKWASM
- the vapC gene encoding type II toxin-antitoxin system VapC family toxin, whose translation is MILVDSSVWIDYFIGNDSEEADFLDRTLGNRAVAIGDLILTEVLQGFRQEKDYKVAKSLLEELTVFELLGKKIAIKSADNFRKLRKKGITIRKTADVIIASHCIEHNLPLLFSDKDFLPFVEHLGLRNAAYT
- a CDS encoding type II toxin-antitoxin system VapB family antitoxin, producing MRTNIEIDDKLMSDALKATGLKTKKEAVEQGLKTLIRLKKQEGIKRFRGKLEWSGDLDDMRRSS
- a CDS encoding DMT family transporter, which encodes MPNTRLFFISLLAMVAFAGNSLLCRVALAAGEIDAASFTTIRLVSGAAILAALVSYRRKPRTVGGSWLSGFALFAYAAGFSFAYLDLSAATGALVLFGAVQATMIGVGVWSGERLNGRQILGVLAAVAGLAALLLPGVEAPPLSGALLMLGAGVAWGVYSLRGRGLGDPTHETAGNFIRAVPMAVVLSVLFYSSAEIAPVGVLYAVASGALASGLGYAIWYMALPHLRATTAATIQLSVPALAAVGGVIVLSEPVTVRLAVCSVAILGGVGLFIASKRGTVGSQ
- a CDS encoding helix-turn-helix transcriptional regulator, with translation MAVMLQNEPELLQALYHSLTDREGFHAFLEKLTRAIGGCAAQLLVIQRQPLRMEHLWYHGLTREFLDWYLENNMIAQDVVTNQAVKQSPGVFQSALPLLPDFRPDQDYSRWENDQDMLDSAWLVVDTTPTHSFVLTIQRTVAQGPYQQSELDSLDRLVPHIRQAVQLYRQLEARTQDDATLAAVIDVLPDATFLLDSLATVLHSNKAAKDLIDRERCLVVRDQRFNFAEQDVHRAFFRASAMVVRSSMGKEDYCSETLFLKRAGRSPLIFVIRPIESGELLAGGALVTVYEPDSRPLPRAVHIASYFDLSSAEAQVCERLVAGREVQAIADELGRSVETVRSHLKHIFQKTGCSRQGELISRVLAALLR